The Engystomops pustulosus chromosome 4, aEngPut4.maternal, whole genome shotgun sequence genome contains a region encoding:
- the LOC140128169 gene encoding tetraspanin-16-like isoform X4, whose amino-acid sequence MGLWIKYGTESFVRTIGSHSACFLHVSLFCVAAGIVMVVLGFLGSYGAYWEKRVLLLIFLLIMLTLFICEVAAAVLVLAFADLAESIVKDKGLQSIRKNYYGSNGHGLVVESWDSIMKKFACCGFFGYEDFINSTFSVKTGLKYPKACCRDPKKSDCNGITTTEQVINKKGCFPTILEAVKKNSMALGIAAAVITGWELFSIIVSVALIAKLG is encoded by the exons ATGGGACTGTGGATAAAGTACGGCACTGAATCCTTTGTGAGGACCATTGGAAGCCACTCTGCATGCTTCCTGCATGTCAGCTTGTTCTGTGTCGCTGCAGGAATTGTTATGGTCGTTCTGGGATTTTTAGGTTCTTATGGTGCCTACTGGGAGAAGCGAGTCCTACTGCTCATT TTTCTGCTGATAATGCTGACCCTGTTTATCTGTGAGGTGGCAGCAGCTGTTCTGGTTCTGGCTTTCGCTGACTTG GCTGAAAGCATTGTAAAAGACAAAGGTCTGCAGTCCATCAGGAAGAACTATTATGGGAGCAATGGCCATGGACTGGTGGTGGAAAGCTGGGACTCTATTATGAAAAAG tttGCTTGCTGTGGATTCTTCGGTTATGAAGATTTCATCAACTCCACTTTCTCTGTGAAAACCGGATTAAAGTATCCCAAGGCGTGCTGCAGAGATCCCAAAAAGAGTGACTGCAACGGGATAACAACAACTGAGCAAGTCATTAATAAAAAG GGCTGTTTTCCTACAATTCTTGAGGCAGTGAAAAAGAACAGCATGGCTCTGGGGATCGCAGCAGCTGTTATAACAGGATGGGAG CTGTTCTCCATCATTGTGTCGGTGGCGCTGATCGCCAAGCTGGGATAA
- the LOC140128169 gene encoding tetraspanin-1-like isoform X3, whose translation MEGNDAGGSRLGSIYFCLKYLMIFVNAIIFICGSILIGMGLWIKYGTESFVRTIGSHSACFLHVSLFCVAAGIVMVVLGFLGSYGAYWEKRVLLLIFLLIMLTLFICEVAAAVLVLAFADLAESIVKDKGLQSIRKNYYGSNGHGLVVESWDSIMKKFACCGFFGYEDFINSTFSVKTGLKYPKACCRDPKKSDCNGITTTEQVINKKGCFPTILEAVKKNSMALGIAAAVITGWELFSIIVSVALIAKLG comes from the exons ATGGAGGGCAACGACGCTGGTGGTTCCAGACTGGGCAGTATTTATTTCTGCCTGAAATATCTCATGATTTTTGTAAACGCCATCATATTT ATTTGCGGCTCTATACTTATAGGAATGGGACTGTGGATAAAGTACGGCACTGAATCCTTTGTGAGGACCATTGGAAGCCACTCTGCATGCTTCCTGCATGTCAGCTTGTTCTGTGTCGCTGCAGGAATTGTTATGGTCGTTCTGGGATTTTTAGGTTCTTATGGTGCCTACTGGGAGAAGCGAGTCCTACTGCTCATT TTTCTGCTGATAATGCTGACCCTGTTTATCTGTGAGGTGGCAGCAGCTGTTCTGGTTCTGGCTTTCGCTGACTTG GCTGAAAGCATTGTAAAAGACAAAGGTCTGCAGTCCATCAGGAAGAACTATTATGGGAGCAATGGCCATGGACTGGTGGTGGAAAGCTGGGACTCTATTATGAAAAAG tttGCTTGCTGTGGATTCTTCGGTTATGAAGATTTCATCAACTCCACTTTCTCTGTGAAAACCGGATTAAAGTATCCCAAGGCGTGCTGCAGAGATCCCAAAAAGAGTGACTGCAACGGGATAACAACAACTGAGCAAGTCATTAATAAAAAG GGCTGTTTTCCTACAATTCTTGAGGCAGTGAAAAAGAACAGCATGGCTCTGGGGATCGCAGCAGCTGTTATAACAGGATGGGAG CTGTTCTCCATCATTGTGTCGGTGGCGCTGATCGCCAAGCTGGGATAA
- the LOC140128169 gene encoding tetraspanin-1-like isoform X1: protein MRRDIYTVLQDKCERGEQLRIGNRVLRLIRRMEGNDAGGSRLGSIYFCLKYLMIFVNAIIFICGSILIGMGLWIKYGTESFVRTIGSHSACFLHVSLFCVAAGIVMVVLGFLGSYGAYWEKRVLLLIFLLIMLTLFICEVAAAVLVLAFADLAESIVKDKGLQSIRKNYYGSNGHGLVVESWDSIMKKFACCGFFGYEDFINSTFSVKTGLKYPKACCRDPKKSDCNGITTTEQVINKKGCFPTILEAVKKNSMALGIAAAVITGWELFSIIVSVALIAKLG from the exons ATGAGACGTGacatttatacagtattacaGGATAAATGTGAGAGAGGAGAGCAGCTCCGTATTGGAAACAGG GTGCTGCGATTGATAAGGAGAATGGAGGGCAACGACGCTGGTGGTTCCAGACTGGGCAGTATTTATTTCTGCCTGAAATATCTCATGATTTTTGTAAACGCCATCATATTT ATTTGCGGCTCTATACTTATAGGAATGGGACTGTGGATAAAGTACGGCACTGAATCCTTTGTGAGGACCATTGGAAGCCACTCTGCATGCTTCCTGCATGTCAGCTTGTTCTGTGTCGCTGCAGGAATTGTTATGGTCGTTCTGGGATTTTTAGGTTCTTATGGTGCCTACTGGGAGAAGCGAGTCCTACTGCTCATT TTTCTGCTGATAATGCTGACCCTGTTTATCTGTGAGGTGGCAGCAGCTGTTCTGGTTCTGGCTTTCGCTGACTTG GCTGAAAGCATTGTAAAAGACAAAGGTCTGCAGTCCATCAGGAAGAACTATTATGGGAGCAATGGCCATGGACTGGTGGTGGAAAGCTGGGACTCTATTATGAAAAAG tttGCTTGCTGTGGATTCTTCGGTTATGAAGATTTCATCAACTCCACTTTCTCTGTGAAAACCGGATTAAAGTATCCCAAGGCGTGCTGCAGAGATCCCAAAAAGAGTGACTGCAACGGGATAACAACAACTGAGCAAGTCATTAATAAAAAG GGCTGTTTTCCTACAATTCTTGAGGCAGTGAAAAAGAACAGCATGGCTCTGGGGATCGCAGCAGCTGTTATAACAGGATGGGAG CTGTTCTCCATCATTGTGTCGGTGGCGCTGATCGCCAAGCTGGGATAA
- the LOC140128169 gene encoding tetraspanin-1-like isoform X2: MPASYTHIIVLRLIRRMEGNDAGGSRLGSIYFCLKYLMIFVNAIIFICGSILIGMGLWIKYGTESFVRTIGSHSACFLHVSLFCVAAGIVMVVLGFLGSYGAYWEKRVLLLIFLLIMLTLFICEVAAAVLVLAFADLAESIVKDKGLQSIRKNYYGSNGHGLVVESWDSIMKKFACCGFFGYEDFINSTFSVKTGLKYPKACCRDPKKSDCNGITTTEQVINKKGCFPTILEAVKKNSMALGIAAAVITGWELFSIIVSVALIAKLG, translated from the exons atgccagcctcatatacccacataata GTGCTGCGATTGATAAGGAGAATGGAGGGCAACGACGCTGGTGGTTCCAGACTGGGCAGTATTTATTTCTGCCTGAAATATCTCATGATTTTTGTAAACGCCATCATATTT ATTTGCGGCTCTATACTTATAGGAATGGGACTGTGGATAAAGTACGGCACTGAATCCTTTGTGAGGACCATTGGAAGCCACTCTGCATGCTTCCTGCATGTCAGCTTGTTCTGTGTCGCTGCAGGAATTGTTATGGTCGTTCTGGGATTTTTAGGTTCTTATGGTGCCTACTGGGAGAAGCGAGTCCTACTGCTCATT TTTCTGCTGATAATGCTGACCCTGTTTATCTGTGAGGTGGCAGCAGCTGTTCTGGTTCTGGCTTTCGCTGACTTG GCTGAAAGCATTGTAAAAGACAAAGGTCTGCAGTCCATCAGGAAGAACTATTATGGGAGCAATGGCCATGGACTGGTGGTGGAAAGCTGGGACTCTATTATGAAAAAG tttGCTTGCTGTGGATTCTTCGGTTATGAAGATTTCATCAACTCCACTTTCTCTGTGAAAACCGGATTAAAGTATCCCAAGGCGTGCTGCAGAGATCCCAAAAAGAGTGACTGCAACGGGATAACAACAACTGAGCAAGTCATTAATAAAAAG GGCTGTTTTCCTACAATTCTTGAGGCAGTGAAAAAGAACAGCATGGCTCTGGGGATCGCAGCAGCTGTTATAACAGGATGGGAG CTGTTCTCCATCATTGTGTCGGTGGCGCTGATCGCCAAGCTGGGATAA